From the Clostridium putrefaciens genome, one window contains:
- the citF gene encoding citrate lyase subunit alpha, with product MNNYIERDIPEYIEGYGSVVPFSGAYQNLVVKRKTSVKESSIGPEDKKILESIDEALDKVDIKDGMTISFHHHLRNGDKVFNMVLERIAKRGIKDLTVAASAIFPVHAPLVEYIKEGIVTKIIASYISGPVAKCISEGSLKKPAIMQTHGGRGRAIESGDVKIDVAFIAAPTSDDYGNINGLNGKAACGALGYAIADAEYADRVIAITDTIVPYPNCPIEISQIYVDYVVVVDSIGDPEGIVSGTTKITKDPVGLKIAKMASGVMEASGLVKDGMSFQTGAGGISLAVAQELKDIMIRDNIKGSFASGGITGYIVDMFREGLFQYLFDVQCFDLKAVESYSTSHKHQRMSASMYGNPHNKGSVVNKLDIVILGATEIDTNFNVNVTTASDGTIMGGSGGHSDTAAGAKLTIIVSNLMKARLPLIRDKITTVNTPGETIDVLVTERGIAINPRRQDLIEKLKGTNLPIMTIENLKDICEDLTGKPKDIELKEDIVAVVEYRDGTVIDVIRKS from the coding sequence ATGAATAACTATATAGAAAGAGATATTCCAGAATATATAGAAGGTTATGGAAGTGTGGTTCCATTTAGTGGAGCGTACCAAAACTTAGTGGTGAAAAGAAAAACCTCCGTTAAAGAAAGTTCTATAGGACCAGAGGATAAAAAGATTTTAGAGTCTATAGATGAAGCTTTAGACAAGGTAGATATAAAAGATGGTATGACTATATCCTTTCATCATCATTTGAGAAATGGTGATAAAGTGTTTAATATGGTTTTAGAAAGAATAGCTAAAAGAGGAATAAAAGATTTAACTGTGGCTGCGAGTGCTATATTTCCAGTACATGCACCACTAGTAGAATATATAAAAGAAGGTATAGTAACAAAGATAATAGCAAGTTATATATCGGGGCCTGTGGCTAAATGTATTTCAGAAGGTAGTTTAAAAAAGCCAGCTATAATGCAAACCCATGGAGGTAGAGGAAGAGCTATTGAAAGTGGTGACGTAAAAATAGATGTGGCATTTATTGCAGCACCAACCTCTGATGATTATGGAAACATAAATGGACTAAATGGAAAAGCTGCTTGTGGAGCTTTAGGTTATGCTATAGCAGATGCAGAGTACGCAGATAGGGTAATAGCTATTACAGACACTATAGTTCCTTATCCAAACTGTCCTATTGAAATAAGTCAAATTTATGTAGATTATGTTGTAGTTGTAGATTCTATAGGTGATCCTGAAGGTATAGTTTCAGGAACAACAAAGATAACTAAAGATCCTGTAGGACTTAAAATAGCTAAAATGGCTTCAGGAGTTATGGAAGCTTCAGGATTAGTTAAGGATGGAATGTCATTTCAAACAGGTGCTGGAGGTATATCACTTGCTGTAGCACAGGAATTAAAGGATATAATGATAAGAGATAATATAAAAGGTAGCTTTGCTTCAGGTGGAATAACAGGATATATTGTAGATATGTTTAGAGAAGGGCTATTTCAATACTTATTTGATGTACAGTGTTTTGATTTAAAGGCAGTTGAATCCTATTCTACAAGCCATAAACATCAAAGAATGTCAGCATCTATGTATGGAAATCCACACAATAAAGGATCCGTAGTAAATAAGCTAGATATTGTTATTTTAGGAGCTACAGAAATAGATACAAATTTCAATGTAAATGTTACAACCGCATCAGATGGAACTATAATGGGAGGATCTGGGGGGCACAGTGATACAGCGGCAGGAGCTAAACTTACAATAATAGTCTCTAATCTTATGAAGGCAAGATTACCTTTAATTAGGGATAAGATTACAACGGTTAATACTCCAGGAGAAACAATAGACGTGTTAGTAACAGAAAGAGGTATAGCAATAAACCCAAGAAGACAGGATTTAATAGAAAAGTTAAAAGGAACAAATCTTCCTATAATGACTATAGAAAACCTAAAAGATATATGTGAAGATCTAACAGGAAAGCCAAAAGATATAGAGTTAAAAGAAGATATAGTAGCAGTAGTTGAGTATAGAGATGGAACAGTAATAGATGTTATTAGAAAAAGCTAA
- a CDS encoding HpcH/HpaI aldolase/citrate lyase family protein yields the protein MKKLRRTMLFMPGNNPGMLQNAAILGADSIILDLEDAVSITEKDSARILVREAIKNVDYSSVEVVVRINPLDTKFGHLDLEVIARTKPDSIMVPKADENEIREAHEMLNKIEEEEGFEKGSIKIIPLIETAFGLETVYNVINASNRVVAILLGGEDFTSDLGIKRTKEGEEIFYARNRVATVCRAFKIDSIDTPFTDTNDFEGLEKDTFKAKSLGLTGKSAINPRQIDSIHSIFAPTKEEINHALRVLKAMEQAEKEGKGVFSLDGKMIDAPIINRATKTVDLAKLLNLI from the coding sequence ATGAAAAAATTAAGAAGAACTATGCTTTTTATGCCTGGAAATAATCCAGGGATGCTTCAAAATGCAGCTATACTAGGTGCAGATTCTATAATTTTAGACTTAGAAGATGCAGTAAGTATAACAGAAAAAGATAGTGCTAGAATATTGGTTAGAGAAGCTATAAAAAATGTGGATTACTCATCTGTAGAGGTGGTAGTTAGAATTAACCCACTAGATACAAAGTTTGGTCATTTAGATCTAGAGGTTATAGCAAGAACTAAGCCTGACAGCATAATGGTACCAAAGGCTGATGAAAATGAAATAAGAGAAGCTCATGAAATGTTAAACAAAATAGAAGAAGAAGAAGGGTTTGAAAAAGGTTCTATAAAGATAATACCACTTATAGAAACAGCCTTTGGACTTGAAACTGTATATAATGTAATAAACGCTTCAAATAGAGTAGTTGCTATTTTATTAGGTGGAGAAGACTTCACCTCTGATTTAGGTATAAAGAGAACAAAAGAAGGGGAAGAAATATTCTATGCGAGAAATAGGGTAGCTACAGTATGTAGAGCCTTTAAAATAGATTCTATAGATACCCCTTTTACAGATACTAATGACTTTGAAGGATTAGAGAAAGATACATTTAAAGCAAAAAGCCTTGGACTTACTGGAAAGTCTGCAATAAACCCAAGACAAATAGACAGTATCCATAGTATTTTTGCACCTACAAAAGAAGAGATAAATCACGCATTAAGAGTACTTAAGGCAATGGAGCAAGCCGAAAAAGAAGGGAAAGGTGTATTTTCTTTAGATGGAAAGATGATAGATGCGCCTATAATAAATAGAGCAACAAAAACTGTAGACCTAGCTAAATTATTAAATCTTATATAA
- the citC gene encoding [citrate (pro-3S)-lyase] ligase, giving the protein MDELQIEIIDINNEEERNEVKTFLNTFNLNYEKGIDYTVVLREKDDIVATASKSKNILKGFAINEKLQGEGITSMLVSSLLDRLFYEEIYHSFIFTKPQNIDIFSSLGFKPLYKAKKAALLENGIYDIHDHIKKLIKNHNIDITKSRSALVMNCNPFTKGHRYLIEEASKVSNEVLVFIVEEDKSVFPFESRYNMVKEGTFDLENVKVIRGGEYIISLATFPTYFLKEEDDILKTYTDIDAGIFAKYFCKELNIDRRFVGEEPYCNVTRTYNDSLIKQLKRFNIDLTIIPRKSIQGEVISASKVRTLIKHKDINKLETFLPKVTLEFLQTKIGKEIVEDIT; this is encoded by the coding sequence ATGGATGAATTGCAAATAGAAATTATAGATATTAATAATGAAGAAGAAAGAAATGAAGTGAAGACATTTCTAAATACTTTTAACTTAAATTATGAAAAAGGTATAGATTATACAGTAGTTTTAAGGGAGAAAGATGATATAGTAGCTACAGCATCTAAGAGTAAAAACATCTTAAAAGGGTTTGCTATAAATGAGAAGTTACAAGGTGAAGGAATCACCTCAATGCTCGTAAGCTCACTTTTAGATAGGTTATTTTATGAAGAAATATATCATAGCTTTATATTTACAAAACCTCAAAATATAGATATATTCTCATCTTTAGGATTTAAACCTTTATATAAAGCAAAAAAGGCAGCATTACTTGAAAATGGCATATATGATATTCATGATCATATTAAAAAGCTTATTAAAAATCATAATATAGATATTACTAAATCAAGATCTGCTTTGGTTATGAATTGCAATCCTTTCACCAAAGGTCACCGATACTTAATTGAAGAGGCTTCAAAGGTTTCAAACGAGGTTTTGGTATTTATAGTGGAAGAGGATAAGTCGGTTTTTCCCTTTGAAAGCAGATATAATATGGTTAAAGAAGGAACCTTTGATTTGGAAAATGTTAAGGTAATAAGGGGTGGGGAGTATATTATATCTTTAGCTACATTTCCTACATATTTCTTAAAAGAGGAAGATGATATATTAAAAACATATACGGATATAGATGCAGGAATCTTTGCAAAGTATTTTTGTAAGGAGTTAAATATTGATAGAAGATTTGTAGGAGAAGAGCCCTATTGTAATGTAACAAGAACCTATAATGATTCCTTAATTAAACAATTAAAAAGGTTTAATATTGATTTAACTATAATACCTAGAAAGTCTATACAGGGTGAAGTAATAAGTGCCTCTAAAGTTAGAACATTAATAAAACATAAGGATATTAATAAGCTAGAAACCTTTCTTCCAAAGGTTACTTTAGAATTTTTACAAACTAAAATTGGAAAGGAGATAGTTGAAGATATAACATAA
- a CDS encoding fumarate hydratase yields the protein MKEIHVSDITNAVRNLCIDSNYYLSEDVRNRLKEAYEKETWAIAKDILDKILINADIAKNQRMPMCQDTGMTCVFVDMGQDVHVVGGDLEEAINEGIRQGYAEGYLRKSVVSDPLNRVNTKDNTPGVLYYNIVPGDKLKITVAPKGFGSENMSQLKMLRPADGVQGVKDFVIKVVKEAGPNPCPPIIVGIGIGGTFDKSANLAKKALIRLTSERNSNPYYADLERELMESINDLGIGPQGFGGRSTALAVNIETYATHIAGLPVAVNINCHATRHAEIEL from the coding sequence ATGAAAGAAATTCATGTGTCGGATATAACTAATGCAGTAAGAAACCTATGCATAGATTCTAACTATTATTTATCAGAGGATGTTAGAAATAGATTAAAAGAAGCTTATGAGAAAGAAACCTGGGCTATTGCAAAAGATATTTTAGATAAAATATTAATAAATGCAGATATAGCTAAAAATCAAAGAATGCCCATGTGTCAAGATACAGGAATGACTTGTGTATTTGTAGATATGGGTCAAGATGTTCATGTAGTTGGAGGAGACCTAGAGGAGGCTATTAACGAAGGTATAAGGCAAGGGTATGCAGAAGGATATTTAAGAAAGTCTGTGGTTAGTGATCCTCTAAACAGAGTAAATACAAAGGATAATACCCCAGGAGTCTTATATTATAATATAGTTCCAGGAGATAAGCTTAAGATAACTGTGGCTCCTAAGGGATTTGGGTCAGAAAATATGAGTCAATTAAAGATGTTAAGACCTGCAGATGGAGTACAAGGAGTTAAAGATTTTGTAATAAAGGTAGTTAAAGAGGCAGGACCTAATCCATGTCCACCTATAATAGTAGGTATAGGTATAGGTGGTACTTTTGATAAGTCAGCTAATTTAGCTAAGAAGGCATTGATTAGACTTACATCAGAAAGAAATTCAAATCCTTATTATGCAGATTTAGAAAGAGAATTAATGGAAAGTATAAATGATTTAGGTATAGGACCTCAAGGCTTTGGAGGAAGAAGTACAGCTTTAGCTGTAAATATTGAAACTTATGCAACTCATATAGCAGGGCTTCCCGTAGCTGTTAATATAAATTGTCATGCTACAAGACATGCTGAAATAGAATTATAG
- a CDS encoding methylaspartate ammonia-lyase: MKIVDVVCSAGRTGFYFDDQRAIKNGVEHDGFTYVGEPVTEGFDAIRQAGESISVMLILEDGQVAHGDCAAVQYSGAGGRDPLFLAEEFIPLIEKEIAPKLIGRDLNSFKDLAEEFDKMNVNGKRLHTAIRYGVTQAILDAVAKSKKITMAEVVKQEYNTGVNIKRIPIFTQSGDDRYTNADKMIIKGADVLPHALFNNVKEKLGESGEKLISYVEWLRDRVLKVRSSGEYNPIFHIDVYGTIGVAFNNDMEKMVQYFKVLEEAAKPFHLRIEGPMDVDDRIKQMEALRDLRIELDKKNIDVEIVADEWCNTYDDVVLFADNNSGHMLQIKTPDLGGVNNIIEAILYCKKKGIGAYSGGTCNETNRSSEVCTNIAMACGADQCLAKPGMGVDEGYMIVNNEMNRVVALVNRRNK, translated from the coding sequence ATGAAAATTGTTGATGTTGTTTGTTCAGCTGGAAGAACAGGATTTTATTTTGATGACCAAAGAGCTATAAAAAATGGAGTAGAACATGATGGATTTACTTATGTAGGAGAACCTGTTACAGAAGGTTTTGATGCTATAAGACAAGCGGGTGAGTCTATATCAGTTATGCTTATATTAGAAGATGGACAAGTAGCTCATGGAGATTGCGCAGCAGTACAATATTCAGGAGCAGGTGGAAGAGATCCTTTATTTTTAGCAGAAGAGTTCATACCTTTAATAGAAAAAGAAATAGCACCGAAATTAATAGGTAGAGATTTAAATAGTTTTAAAGATTTAGCAGAAGAGTTTGATAAGATGAATGTTAATGGAAAGAGGCTACATACAGCAATAAGATATGGCGTAACTCAAGCTATATTAGATGCAGTAGCAAAATCTAAAAAGATAACTATGGCTGAGGTAGTTAAACAAGAATACAATACAGGAGTAAATATAAAAAGAATTCCTATATTTACTCAATCAGGAGACGATAGATATACAAATGCTGATAAAATGATAATCAAAGGTGCAGATGTTTTACCACATGCTCTTTTCAATAATGTAAAAGAAAAGCTTGGAGAAAGTGGAGAAAAACTTATTTCATATGTTGAATGGTTAAGAGATAGAGTTTTAAAGGTAAGAAGCTCAGGCGAGTATAACCCAATATTTCATATAGATGTTTATGGAACTATAGGTGTAGCTTTTAATAATGATATGGAAAAGATGGTTCAATACTTTAAAGTACTTGAAGAAGCTGCAAAACCATTCCATTTAAGAATAGAAGGACCTATGGATGTAGATGATAGAATAAAACAAATGGAAGCTCTTAGAGATTTAAGAATTGAACTTGATAAGAAAAATATTGATGTAGAAATAGTTGCAGATGAATGGTGTAATACTTATGATGATGTAGTTTTATTTGCGGATAACAATTCAGGACATATGCTTCAAATAAAGACTCCAGATCTTGGAGGAGTTAATAACATAATAGAAGCTATATTATATTGTAAGAAAAAAGGGATTGGAGCTTATTCAGGAGGAACTTGTAACGAAACTAATAGATCATCAGAAGTCTGCACTAACATTGCTATGGCTTGTGGAGCAGATCAGTGTTTAGCTAAACCAGGAATGGGTGTAGATGAAGGATATATGATAGTAAACAATGAGATGAATAGAGTAGTTGCTCTTGTTAATAGAAGAAATAAATAA
- the citG gene encoding triphosphoribosyl-dephospho-CoA synthase CitG: MKDKDEIEIDLICFAVGELAVQAMLYEVLTYPKPGLVSPINSGSHSDMDYYKFIDSTTVLIRFMLLFSKEGYSNKSYEEIFKNIRNIGLDAEKEMFLKTSGINTHKGMLFVMGITVAAVSKTLYENQDFKSIQDNMKAMTKGITKKDFKDINLKKDLSHGEKLYLKYGIKGVRKEVEKGLPLVFNYSLPFYEENKLLVHKDRIVNTLIGIMQYCDDTTILYRHSIDTLNEVKKRSKYILDLGGMCNKEGIKEIMSLEEDFIKRKISPGGSADILAVTIFLEEIKKKFFINELEGIKDAYE; encoded by the coding sequence ATGAAAGATAAAGATGAAATTGAAATTGATCTAATATGCTTTGCTGTAGGAGAACTTGCAGTTCAAGCTATGCTATATGAGGTTTTAACCTACCCTAAACCAGGGCTTGTATCACCAATTAATTCAGGGTCACATAGTGATATGGATTATTATAAATTCATAGACAGTACAACGGTGCTTATAAGGTTTATGCTACTTTTTTCGAAAGAAGGTTATTCTAATAAAAGCTATGAGGAAATATTTAAAAATATAAGAAACATAGGTCTAGATGCAGAAAAGGAAATGTTTTTAAAAACTTCAGGAATAAACACTCATAAGGGTATGTTATTTGTTATGGGAATAACAGTAGCAGCAGTATCTAAAACTCTTTATGAAAATCAAGATTTTAAATCAATTCAAGATAATATGAAAGCTATGACAAAAGGAATTACAAAGAAAGATTTTAAAGATATTAACTTGAAAAAAGATTTATCTCATGGTGAAAAGTTATATTTAAAATATGGAATAAAGGGAGTTCGTAAGGAAGTTGAAAAAGGCCTTCCATTAGTTTTCAATTATTCACTTCCCTTTTATGAAGAAAATAAGTTATTAGTACATAAAGATAGAATAGTAAATACACTTATTGGAATAATGCAATATTGTGATGATACAACTATACTATATAGACATTCAATAGATACACTAAATGAAGTAAAGAAAAGATCAAAGTATATATTAGATCTTGGAGGAATGTGCAATAAAGAAGGAATAAAAGAAATAATGTCTTTAGAAGAAGACTTTATTAAAAGAAAAATTAGTCCTGGTGGAAGTGCAGATATTTTAGCCGTTACAATATTTTTAGAAGAAATAAAAAAGAAGTTTTTTATCAATGAATTAGAAGGGATAAAAGATGCATATGAATAA
- the citX gene encoding citrate lyase holo-[acyl-carrier protein] synthase: MNYTKEDILVDREKRVRFQEELLDRLGKTLVFIRINYPGVKKDNSISRAIIIVMDKLLDAMFGSVNVFKLITVSAEGPNITMILDKQSLEVKKMCVEIEDNHPLGRCVDIDVYSSDDKRSISRMSLGKPPRKCFICDESAMICVRAKNHEFKEVVDYIEKSYEWFKGGCK; encoded by the coding sequence ATGAATTACACTAAAGAAGATATTTTAGTAGATAGGGAAAAAAGGGTAAGATTCCAAGAAGAACTTTTGGACAGGTTAGGTAAAACATTGGTCTTTATAAGGATAAACTATCCAGGAGTAAAAAAAGATAATAGTATATCACGAGCAATAATTATAGTTATGGATAAACTTTTAGATGCTATGTTTGGTAGTGTAAATGTATTTAAGCTTATTACAGTATCAGCAGAGGGACCTAATATTACTATGATTTTAGACAAACAATCTTTAGAGGTTAAAAAGATGTGTGTTGAAATTGAAGACAATCATCCATTAGGTAGATGTGTCGATATAGATGTATATTCTAGTGATGATAAAAGGAGCATATCTAGGATGAGTTTAGGAAAACCTCCAAGAAAGTGCTTTATATGTGATGAAAGTGCTATGATTTGCGTAAGAGCTAAAAATCATGAATTTAAAGAAGTTGTAGATTACATAGAGAAAAGTTATGAATGGTTTAAGGGGGGCTGTAAATGA
- a CDS encoding Fe-S-containing hydro-lyase, with protein MEKKITTPLTKEKVKGLKAGDSVLISGTIYTARDAAHKRLVDLLDEGKELPLDLKDAIIYYVGPSPAKPGMALGSAGPTTSYRMDPYAPRLLDKGLKGMIGKGLRNKEVIDSLIKNNAVYFAAIGGAAALIGKSVEEAEMVAYEDLGAEAIRKLTVKDLPVVVVIDSEGNNLYKIGQQAYLDSIK; from the coding sequence ATGGAAAAGAAGATAACAACCCCGCTTACAAAAGAAAAGGTTAAAGGTCTTAAGGCTGGAGACAGTGTCCTTATAAGTGGAACTATATATACAGCTAGAGATGCGGCTCATAAAAGATTAGTAGATCTTTTAGATGAAGGAAAAGAACTTCCATTAGACTTAAAAGATGCAATAATATACTATGTAGGACCAAGTCCTGCAAAGCCGGGAATGGCACTAGGATCAGCAGGCCCTACTACTAGCTATAGGATGGATCCTTATGCCCCAAGACTTTTAGATAAAGGGCTTAAAGGTATGATAGGTAAGGGACTTAGAAATAAAGAAGTAATAGATTCATTAATAAAAAATAATGCAGTTTACTTTGCAGCTATAGGAGGAGCGGCTGCCCTAATAGGAAAATCTGTAGAGGAAGCTGAAATGGTTGCCTACGAGGACTTAGGTGCAGAGGCTATAAGAAAGCTCACAGTGAAGGATTTACCTGTAGTGGTAGTTATAGATAGTGAAGGTAACAACCTATATAAGATAGGGCAACAAGCTTATTTAGATAGTATAAAGTAA
- a CDS encoding methylaspartate mutase subunit E, with protein sequence MGLKNKKWTEEEFFSERELVLNQWPTGKEVDLQDGVDYLKKVPEHKSFPKKLMKAKEEGVTLAQPRAGVALIDAHIKLLTYLQDEGGADLLPSTIDSYTRQNRYDECEIGIKESKIANRSLLNGFPGVNHGVHGCREVFEAINLPIESRHGTPDARLLAEITHAAGWTSNEGGGISYNIPYAKSVSIERTLLDWQYCDRLAGFYEEQGVSINREPFGPLTGTLVPPSTSNAVAIVESLLAAEQGVKNITVGYGQCGNLIQDVAAIRALEEQTNEYLKANGYNDVYITTVFHQWMGGFPADESKAFGVISTGAAAAALAGATKVIVKTPHEAIGVPTKEANAAGIKATKVTLNLLRGQKMPMSKELQTEITIIKAETKCMVDKLFELGKGDLSIGTVKGFAAGIIDIPFAPSKYNNGKMMPARDNNGAVRYLKFGNVPFTQDIMNFNMKKLEQRAKYENREIGFQMTIDDIFAVGKGVLIGRPDKK encoded by the coding sequence GTGGGATTAAAAAATAAAAAGTGGACAGAGGAAGAGTTTTTTAGCGAAAGAGAGCTAGTTTTAAACCAATGGCCAACCGGTAAAGAAGTAGATCTTCAAGATGGAGTAGACTATTTAAAAAAGGTTCCAGAACATAAAAGTTTTCCTAAAAAGCTTATGAAAGCTAAAGAAGAGGGGGTAACATTAGCCCAACCAAGAGCTGGTGTTGCACTTATAGATGCTCATATAAAACTTTTGACTTATCTTCAAGATGAAGGTGGAGCGGACTTGCTTCCATCAACAATAGATAGCTATACAAGACAAAACAGATACGATGAATGTGAAATTGGAATAAAAGAAAGTAAGATTGCAAATAGATCATTATTAAATGGATTTCCAGGAGTAAATCACGGTGTCCATGGTTGTAGGGAAGTTTTCGAAGCAATAAACTTACCTATAGAATCAAGACATGGTACTCCGGATGCAAGACTGCTTGCAGAGATTACTCATGCTGCTGGATGGACTTCTAATGAAGGCGGAGGAATATCTTATAATATACCTTATGCAAAAAGTGTAAGTATAGAAAGAACCTTATTAGACTGGCAATATTGTGATAGGCTTGCAGGATTCTATGAAGAACAAGGCGTATCAATTAACAGAGAACCCTTTGGACCACTTACAGGGACTTTAGTACCACCAAGTACTTCTAATGCAGTAGCTATAGTTGAATCTTTACTTGCAGCAGAACAAGGGGTTAAAAATATAACTGTGGGATATGGACAGTGTGGAAATCTTATTCAAGATGTAGCAGCTATAAGAGCTTTAGAAGAACAAACTAATGAATATTTAAAGGCTAATGGATATAATGATGTATATATAACAACAGTTTTCCATCAATGGATGGGCGGATTCCCAGCAGATGAATCTAAAGCTTTTGGAGTAATATCCACAGGCGCTGCAGCAGCTGCTCTTGCAGGAGCTACAAAGGTAATAGTTAAAACTCCTCATGAAGCTATAGGAGTTCCAACTAAAGAGGCTAATGCAGCGGGCATAAAGGCTACAAAGGTAACTCTTAATTTACTAAGAGGACAAAAGATGCCTATGTCAAAAGAGCTACAAACTGAAATTACTATAATAAAAGCTGAAACTAAATGTATGGTAGATAAATTATTTGAACTAGGTAAGGGTGATCTTTCAATAGGTACCGTAAAAGGGTTTGCAGCAGGAATTATAGATATACCCTTTGCACCTAGTAAATATAATAATGGTAAAATGATGCCCGCTAGAGATAATAATGGAGCTGTAAGGTATCTTAAGTTTGGAAATGTTCCTTTTACCCAAGATATTATGAACTTTAATATGAAGAAGTTAGAACAAAGAGCTAAGTATGAGAATAGAGAAATTGGATTCCAAATGACTATAGATGATATATTTGCAGTAGGTAAGGGTGTTTTAATAGGTAGACCAGATAAGAAATAG
- a CDS encoding tetratricopeptide repeat protein: MHMNKDVKIKIRLFTVLTFLAVFVISYTRYEEGIKLEKIEEEQEIILKEKKDENAKIIATNEKNKELDSKNEEALAKFYDGKYDEAIKKCDEIIDLDENNYKAYNIKGIATGYKGNFEKGVEYIDKSLEINPDFGYSRFNKALIYELFGKYEESLKLYDEALEVEGYVRSYYGKASIYGRYGDLENTLKSMKKAIELDPKVKEAAKEETDFNNVRKYKEFNDLINF, from the coding sequence ATGCATATGAATAAAGATGTAAAAATAAAGATTAGGCTATTTACAGTATTAACTTTTTTAGCTGTGTTTGTAATATCTTATACAAGGTATGAAGAAGGGATTAAGTTAGAGAAAATAGAAGAAGAGCAAGAGATTATTTTAAAAGAAAAGAAAGATGAAAATGCTAAAATTATTGCAACTAATGAGAAAAACAAAGAATTAGATAGCAAAAATGAAGAAGCCTTGGCTAAGTTTTATGATGGAAAATATGATGAAGCCATAAAAAAGTGTGATGAAATTATAGATTTAGATGAAAATAATTATAAAGCCTATAACATAAAAGGTATAGCTACAGGATACAAAGGTAACTTTGAAAAAGGTGTGGAATATATAGATAAGTCTTTAGAGATAAATCCAGACTTTGGCTACTCAAGATTTAATAAAGCTTTAATTTATGAACTATTTGGTAAGTATGAAGAATCTTTAAAATTATATGATGAGGCTTTAGAGGTTGAAGGCTATGTACGGAGTTATTATGGAAAGGCTAGTATATATGGTAGGTATGGAGATTTAGAAAATACTTTGAAATCTATGAAAAAGGCAATAGAATTAGATCCTAAAGTAAAAGAGGCAGCAAAGGAAGAAACAGATTTTAATAATGTT
- the citD gene encoding citrate lyase acyl carrier protein, whose product MKISKVAKAGTLESNDVFIMVSPNEDNTVDIKLESIVMKQFGEQILKVIEETLKDLKVESVSLKAQDKGALDYTIRARVETAIKRAMES is encoded by the coding sequence ATGAAAATTTCTAAGGTGGCAAAGGCAGGAACTTTAGAATCTAATGATGTATTTATAATGGTATCTCCAAATGAAGATAATACTGTAGATATTAAGTTAGAAAGTATAGTAATGAAACAATTTGGAGAGCAAATATTAAAAGTTATAGAAGAAACACTAAAAGATTTAAAGGTTGAATCAGTAAGCTTAAAGGCACAGGACAAAGGTGCATTAGATTACACAATAAGGGCAAGAGTAGAGACAGCAATAAAAAGAGCTATGGAATCATAG